The sequence AACCATAATTTTTCATCAATTTTGCCTTGAAAATTACTTCCTCAACACTAACTTTTTTAAATTCTATACCTGTATTAAAATGAGAAGATTGAGCACAAAAGGAACAATTTTCAGTACATCTACCAGTTTTATAACTTATTATTGAACACAATTCAAAAGATGAAGAATATTTATCCTTTATTCTTTTTGCAATCATGAGTAAACGATCTGTATCAAGATTTAAGAGACCATATACAGCAGATTCGTTTAATCTATTTTCTGGGTTAAAACTTTCTAAATCGATCATCAAAAACCTCCAAAACATTCTTAAATAATCTCATAAATTTTATCAATAAATTTCAAGTAAGCAAAGTTTTTATGTTAGAATTAGATTAATTATTATTTAAAAAGGAGCAAAATAATTTTGGAAAGTTCTGAAAGCATAAAAAAAATTTACAATTTTAAAGAAACAGATAGAGATAATCTTAAGTCTCTATGTGCTGCAGCAAAGCAAAACGCTGATAATTTTATAGAGAACCTATATAACTTTCTTATTACTTTTCCAGATTATTATAAATTTTTGGGTAAGCTGGAAGTTAGAAAAAGACATGAAGAAAAGTTTAAAGTTTGGTTTACAGATCTATTCTGTGGGGAATATGACGAAAGCTACATTATAAGAATCCAAAAAATCGGACAAGTTCACGCCGATATGGGGTTACCTACCCATTACGTCAGCGCTACAATAAGCTTTATAAGAAACTATATTCACAAAAGAATACTTCTCTCCTGTCCGAACGAGGAAGAGAGGAGAAGTTGTAGAGAATCTGTTGACAAGATATTAGACATAAATCTTGATATCTTAACCAGTTCCTATGTAGACGAAAATAAGATTTATATTGCTCAAACAAATATAGAAAGCAAGATAGTAAGAATAAGTTCAAAGATATCCTATTACTTTGACATTGCCCTTGTATTAGCTCTTGTATTTACAAGCTTTATGATATTTGTCTTGTTTTTATCAGATATTTATAACTTTTTAAGAAGCACTTCATCTTTTGAAAGCAGCGTAATAAACATACTTGGTGCTATGCTTATAATCTGGACTATCAGAGAACTTTTAGAAGAAGAGTTAAAAAGATTAAAGGGCAAAAAGTTTGCACTAAACATATTTATAAGCCTTGCTATGGCAGCCATGCTTAGGAAAATATTGATATTTTCACTTGAACCTCATAACTCTACAGAAGTAATAGTACTCGGATTTCTTGTATTGATACTTGGCATAGTATATTGGCTTATGAATAAGAGCGCTATTTAGTTTTAGTTATTTCTGATTCACAAATCATTTTATCTATTTCGCATGCTTTCTGGAATTTTTTCAGATATTTACTTGCTGAATAAAAATCTATAAAAATTAATGAAAACCAACATTTATTTAAAAAAATAACAATATTCACATATTGTGATAAAATAATATATAAACTAGTCAGGAGGCAATTAAATTGAAAGAGATTACGTATAAGATTCATCCAATAGTCTTGGGAAGCAAAAGCTTTGACAAGAGTATGATGACATATCAGTTTAACTATGGCAAACCATTTGTAATACCTATTTATAGCTGGTATTTAGAAGGGAGTAACAAAAACATCCTTATTGATACTGGTGAATTTATGCCCTTAAAGTCAAAAGACAGAGTTGATGCCCTGGGAGCAAAAATATATTCTTTTGAAGAAGGGCTTTCGAAGTATAATCTTACTCCAGAAGACATAGACATAGTAATTCATACTCATCTACATAACGACCACTGTGAAAACGATTCAAAGTGTAAAAACGCAATATTCTACGTACACGAAAATGAGCTAAAGCAGATTCACAATCCTCATCCTTTAGATTATAGATATGTAGAAGACTTTATCTTAGATATAGAGGAAAATAAACAGATTGTTTCTCTGAAAGACGATACCGATATCATGCCTGGCATAAAAATGATCTACACCCCTGCACATTCACCCGGCGGCATGTCTGTATTAATAAATACCGAAAAGGGTAAAGCCCTAATAACAGGCTTTTGCGTAATAGACGAAAACTTTAATCCACCACCACAAGTATTAGGAATGGGAATGGAAGTAATCCCACCAGGAACTTTGATTAATTCATATGAAGCATACGATATTTTATTAAAAGTTAAAGAGATGGCTGACATTATAATTCCACTGCATGAACCAAGATTTGCAAAAGTAGAAACCATTTAGACATATCTATAAGAATATTTTTAAACAGGCAATTAATCTTCATATTATACTTCTAATAAAATTTAAAATAACTTTTTCTTTCAACTTATCTCTGAGAGACGGTATTTTTTAACTTTCTTATATTAAGAGCATATAATTATATCTTTTGAGCCAGTTTTCATGCTTTTTATAATCTGGCATTAGCATCCTTACTTTTATCCAGAAATTCTTACCGTGATTTTTTTCTTTAAGGTGTGCAAGCTCATGAACAACAACATAGTCTATCACAGAAATCGGAGCCATTATAAGTCTATATGAAAAGTTTAAGTTTCCATTTGAAGAACAAGAACCCCATCTTTTTTGCGCATTTGTGATATTAATTTTACTATATTTTAAATTGCTTTTTTGCGCATACCATTTGACTCTTTCAGAAATTATATTAAATGCCTCTTTTTTATACCAATCAATAAAAACTCCCCTTGCTTTATCTAAAAAACTCCTCGACAAATAAAAATTATCTTCAAGTTTAAGAGGAATATCTTGGTTATCCACTATATAAAGCTTATAATACTTGCCAAGATATAGAAACCCTTCCCCATTAACAAATTCCTTTTTTAAAACTTTAAGATCCCTTGCCTCTATCTCCTTTTTTTTATTCTCAATCCAATTTGAATGCTTCTGAATAACTTCCCAAATTCTCTTTTCGTCTATACCAAAAGGTGCTTTGACTATTAACGTAGCATTATCTGTAATCTGGAGTGCTATTGTCTTTCTTTTTGAACGAATTATCTTCTCAAGCTTTATGTCTTCCATAATATCACTTCCTATAATTATGATAAGCAAATTCTGATAATATTTGTGCTATTTCGTTTCTTTTGTTATATATAACTTGCCAAACATTTTCACGATAGTAAGGAATTCTATAAAGTATGGGATCAAAACCAAAGATAACATAACTTCTATATACGTCGACAAACTCATCTTATCAGCCCCTAATATTTTTATATATTCTACTATTAAATTGAACACCAATTAAATTTTACTAAGAATTCTAAACTTAGATTAATCCCTCAGCTTATTAATAGAATGCACTTATCCTTCTGTCAAAATTTAGTATTTTATATTAAATTTCTTATTAAATATTTGGGATTAAATAACCCTTTATATCTTTAAAGTCTTCCCTGTAGGCATCTTTAGAAATTTTCTTAATCAGTTCAGATTCAATTAAAAATTTCTTAGCAAACTTTTCATTAAAATCTTGATCCACAGGCATTTTATAATTTACCTCTCAAGACAAAAAATAATAAATGACAATGCATTATATACGAAGTACAGCACAAAACTTAATTTCTATAATATTAAACATATACATGCTATTCGCAACGTTAAAATGCACTACCAAATTTCTTTTTAGCAATAATAATTTTTGAACCTAGTGTATCTCCAAATTTAGAAAGATATGAATAAAATCCAAATTCATCTTCTTCTACAATTCTTTCAATCGAAAAATATTTCTCAAGCAAATCCAGATAGTCTTCGTAGCTAAAATCTTCAGCAAAACTATAAATCTTACTACCTTTTTGTACTCCTTCAAAAGCTGAAAGATTCCACTCTACATCCAGAAGATAATCCCTCGAACCTTCTCCTCTATGATAAAAAGCATGTTTTGTAATAAAAAGCCCCCCTTCTTTCAAACTTGAATTTATCTTCGGAACAAGATTTGGATTTTTTCCGCCTGGATTATAAGAAAAAAATACAATATCATAGCCATTACCAATATCATCTTTAAAAAGATTACCTGAAATAACATTTATCCTCTTTGCCTTAAACTTTTTAATATAATCCTCTGTATCCTTGATAACATCAGGAAAATCAAAGATATATGCTTCCAAATCTTTATTCAATCTTGTAAAAGCAATAGAACAAAGCCCGTGCCCTCCTCCCAGATCAAGAAGTTTTTTTGCTTTTCTGAATTCAGGAAATTTTTCAATGATTCTAACTGTTTTTTGAAGCTCCCCGCATAAAATCTCTGACGCAAGCGAATGTATAAGGTTGTCTTGAAAACAATTTTCCTCAAGTATCTTTATAGGACCATTTTCCAAAACATTGGTCAGTCTCCTCCATAACTCAAAACCATTTTTTATGTTTTTTAATACTTCTTTTTGATAGAAAAAAGAGTTGCTTTTTAGATAATAGCTGCTTAATTGAGTATTTTTAAAGGATTCATCTTCTTTTTTTATAAAACCGAGATTAGCCAGAATTTCACACATATTTTTCAAAATCACATAATTTATTCCTATCTCACTTGATAGTTCATCAGCACTTTTTAGACTATCTAAATGATCAAATAAACTTATTTCAAGAGCTGCATCAAGAATACAAAGTTCCTTAAATTTCCTTGAGCAATCACTCAAAAAGTTACGTAACGCTTCAGCACTTATTGAGGGTTCATTAAAAAAAATACCATTATCTTTTAACATTTAAACCTCCTATTAATTTTAATTGTCGGATGTTATTTATTTAAAGGAGTCGCAATCCCTTATTCTTCAGGGAATTCTTCTAACTTTTAAAAATCTTCTCAAACGGTTTTGCGAGATAATTTGCCTCTTTTATTAGATCATCCTCTTTTTCTAAATTTTTTAGCAAGTCATCCGTATACTTATTAATATTTATATCCTGAGCCAGGTTTAAAGAAGACGAAATAGACTCAAAATTGCCCGCTATTGTTTGCAAAATTTTTGGCTTTATAGAACTATTGTTTCTATATGCCCCTGCGTGAATTTTTCTTACAAAATCTCTTGCATCCTTTGAAAATATTCCAGTTTTAACAAAAAATCCTGAAAAGTTTATCCAGCTTAAGATATCCAGAACTTCTCCAAGGTTAATTATGGGACTTTTTTCTTTGTCTTTGTCATATAAGCCATAATACAGACCACCCAGGTCGATGCCCCTTATATTTCTCAAAAACTCAATTGTCAAAAAAACATAAAATGGTATAAGTCTGTAAGAGTGTGTGATGTCAAAAGAAATTTGATTCATAGATTCTGTACAATCGATAACCTTGTCCCAGATTTCCCACCTTTCATTTTCTGTAAGCCCTTCTGGAATATCTCTATCCTCTACCTTCACGCATAAATCGTTTGCTTCTTTTTTAAACTGTTCAAAATGTTTATTTCTTGACTCTTTTGTAACAAGCAATATAATTTTCTCTATATTAGCAAGATTAGCTATAGCTATAGGGGCATACTTTGTAGAAAATACCTTTTCATCATCGCCATTCATAAAATACTTTGTAACCTTATAGTCCCCTACACCCAAAAAACTTATTAAAACGTTCCCCACCATTTATGCACTCCTTAAAAATAGTATTAAATTAAAATTTACAAAATAGTTAAAAGGTATCTCCCAAATCCAAAACTTGTGTTTCTTCCTATAGAAATCTCTTTTGCGCTGTCAATTAGAGAAATCAAACTGTTAGGCACATTAGAAAAAGTTATATCACCAACCAATCCCATATGGTTAATTAGTCTCTGTTGCCTACCAGAAAATCTTTTCAAATTTTCTAAATATGTATTATTTTCTAAAATTTTTACCTCAAGTGATTCGTTTATGCATTTCTTTATAAAACTTGATTCAAAAGATGGATATCCATAGAAGAACTCAAGCAATGAAACTCTTCTCAACAAATTTCTTATCAATATATGAAATTGAAGAAGAGAAACTGTTTTTCCTTCAAATCTAAGAGACAAAGGAGACAAGAAATCAATTTTTAAATTTTTAAAACCATTGTTTTCTGACGAATATATCCTATCAAGGCTTAACAATGATGGGTTTTTAGCAAATGAATTAATTGTTTTATGTTCCTGGTCGAATAACTCACCATTTACATCCCTTACACTAACCACTTCGAATCTTGCCCTATCTTTACCAAGGCCAATTTCTCCTAACTTGATAAACGTATAAACAAAAAATGGTAAATTTTCAATACTGTCACCCATCAAAACTAACTCAAAATCAAAAAGATCCTCTTTATCAAAAGATGTTTCATAATTTTGAGAAAATATAATAAAGGGATGGGGGATATATGGATATTTAGTCATTTTCATTGCGCCCTGAGGCCTTGGGCTATCAAATATTTTTCTATAAATACAACTCTCATTTAATATGCATTCGCTACAATCCAACGCCTTTTGAACGCAGGCAATACTTTTGAAAATACTCCCAAATCCCCCTCTTAGCGTTATGCTTTTGTATTTCGGCAGTGATGTAAAATCACGAAGCTTAAGCGTTATTTTAAATTTTTTAAATTTTAACATATGACATAGCTACCCCCTCATTAAGAAAAAAAATCTTAAATAAGTTAATTTTATCAGTCTATATTCAATTGTCAAGGTTCACTTTATATGCTAATTTAATATTAGATTGTATTAAAAAATTTAAAAGGAAAGATGTTGTATGAGATAAAATTATGCCCAAAGAAGATAAACAAAAATTGTTGAAGTTCTTAAAATTGATAAGTTTAGAAATGGGTATTAATTCGAAAGATAACCTTATAAGGGTTTTTGGCTCATTAGGAAGCCTTGAAAGCACGCTTAGAAAAATCAGAAAAATCAGATTAGAATCGGCAATGTCTCCTTTGATTAGCTTAAAGTCAAAAAAATATCTATATGATTCAGATTCAGTCCTTGATGAATATTTAGTAATTATACTGTCAGGCCAGATAAAAGGAACAGAGGCAATAAGGTATGCAAAGATAATAGAATTATTAAAAAGAGACAAACTATCCATTGGTGAGATAACCGATAAGTTAAACGATTCCTTGTGTCAAGGCAAAAGCTCTCTTTTAGAGTTAAGAACAATAAGAAATTATCTTAAGATTTTAGTCAGCGATGGATTTGTCGAAAAAGTAAAAGACAAAAAATATATAAAATATAAACTAAAAAAGGGCTTGGAACTATTGCCAGAACACTTATTGGTAAAACTTTATCTTTTTACTGATTTTTTTTCTAATACAGGGCTTTTGGTAACCAGAAGCTTGATATTAAAATATTTTTTAGAGAAGAGACTTGGAACAAATAAGCTAAAAAGAATTAAAAATGTTATTTGCTACAAGCATTCAAAGCCGCTAAGGGTGTTCGACGATTTAAATGTTCTGTATATCTTAAATTTATTAGAATGCAAAAAAGCCTGTTCGCTTGAATTAAGTTTATTGCCAAAATCCAAAAATAAGCCTTTAGAGAAGATAACAGTTATACCTCAATTTTTACTATTTGATTATCAACTTGCAAGATGGTATTTGATTACTGATGGCGATACTAAAAGAGTATTGATTGACAGAATTTATGAGTTCAGAAAAGTTATAAGGGGATCGGATATTTTAGATAGCCATCTTGAAAAGAGATTAGATAATCTCAAGAAATCTTGGTTAGTTGAAGAAGATGCGAAAGAAAAAGAGATAATAATAAAATTCTATTTCGACAGCAGCAAAAGTTCAAAAAATTTTATACTAAACAGAGTCAAAAAAGAAGCAATGGATGGTCAAATAGAGATTATCGATAAAAATAGTTTTATTCTTAAGATATTGACAAGAGAATTAAACGAGATAAAACCATGGATAAGGAGTTTTGGCTCAAGCGCTCAGGTATTAGAACCACGTTCTCTAAGAAACAGTTTAATTGAGGAGTTCATTAGCCTAAAGTCTACTTACGAGTCAGTTATAAGTGAAGGCTCACTATGATATCTAAGATATATAACCTTGAAATATTAAATAAGATAAAAGAGTTTACAAATGATGATTTTTGTAATTTAAGCAATGAAGAATTGAGATGGTTAAAATATTTAATTAACACTGATGAGTCAGGCTTTTTCTTTAATGCAGAAGACAGAAAAGAATTAAAAACTTATTTAGCTGACATAAACACATCGAGTCTACCAAAAATAATAATAAAAAATAAACCAAAGAGAAATAGAAAGTCCTGGAGTCTTTTAGAGCCATTGTTCACAGCTATTTTTGAAGAAAAAGACTTAATTCTAAGATTTCAAATTTCTGATTCTGAACAATTTAAGGCAAAATGCTTCCCTTACAAAATAGAATTTGAATTTTACAAGGATGAATGGTACCTCTTGTGGCTAAATTTGAGCGAAGACAAGAAAAAGATGAAAACTCCATTTGCGTCTATACTTTCATTTGAAATAATAGATAGAGAAAATGAATTATTCGAAGAAGCAGAAAAAATTTTTCTTGAAGAGTATCATTTTGCCAAATTTAGGGTTGACAAACAATATCTTGACGATCTAAAAAGAATCCTATTAACGCTTATTGATTTTAAACCAATTCTTGAAAAAGACATCCAAAATAGTCTTATTTTCAAAATAAAATACAAGCCCTCAGAAGAGGGCTATCTGCTCCAAAAATTCAGACAACTTGGCAAGAGGGCGATAATACTTGAGCCAAGATTCTTAGTCGAAAAAATGCTATTTACTTACACAAAAAGCTTAGAAAGATATTCAAAGAGCCAATCATAGCTCTTGCAATAAAGATCTATTTATTTCCCATAAATTGGTCTTTTGACCACTTTCCTTGATAAACTACATTTCCATTTTTGTCATAATATGTGCCATATCCATCTCTATAAAAATCTACAAAGTCGCCTACATACTTTGTGCCTTCAAACCAGGTGTATGTGCCCTTGCCCGACATCTTTCCCTCAACCATAGTGCCTTCATACTTGTCGCCTGGTTGTCCGTCCTGGTACCAGATCATTACTCCTTGGCCGCTTGCATAGCCATTTGAATCAATTCCCCCAGTCCAGACGGGAACTTGATTTTGCTCAGGATAGGCATCCCAGACCTTTCCGTTGTTAGTCTGCACATAGACACCATTAGCAAAAGACAAAGCGCTGAAAATAAATAAAATACTGAAAACAATAGAAAACAAAATAGAAAATCTAACTAATTTACCCACTTTACCCTCCTCCTAAGATGATTAAACTTATTAAGTTTGATCAATATGTTAGCATAAAAAAAGATATTGTTATAATAAAAAAACCCTCCTTCAGGTGACAGGAGGGTTTGAAAGATTTTTCTTAGTGTTATGGGAGCAAATTAGCTATTGCGTGAGCTAACTGCTGTCTTAATACTGGCTCTACATCGTCAAATTTTATATTTGTACCAGATGCTTCAGATACTACTCTATCTCTGTATATCGCCCAATCTTTAATACTAGAATTGCTTGAGGTCTCTGTAGTAGCAGTTCCCTGAGCTGCGTTGGTAGTAGTCTCTGTCTGTGTGCCTGGCTGCCTTTGTTCAAGTTGCACGTCTACCACCATCATATACTTATCAGAGTTAATAGAATTCCCGATAGCAGCTCCAGCAAGTGCTCCAATCACTCCACCCGCAATAGTTCCAGTATATTTCCCACTTGGATTAAAAGCTGAGCCTATAAGAGCTCCACCAAATCCCCCTGCAAGAGCCCCTTCAGCAGTGTAATCTTTCGTTTCTTTACCAATATAAAGAACATTTGACATCAGCATAAAATTGGCATCATCAGGATTATCAGTGATCTTATATCCCTCATTAGTTAATTCAGTAACTAACTCCTTCCTAAAGTCCAAACCAGTTGCAGTAGACGTATTCCTTACGCTCACATATACTATCCTTTTATCTGGTGAAACTGGTTGCAAAAAGATACTTGAGCTCATCTTGGTGCTAAGAGAAATTTTACCTGCTGTAAGGCCACTAGAATCTGCCTTTGCTATACCAGCAAAGCAAAATGAAATAAGTAAAAATAAAACCAGCAAACTACTAAACTTTCCAATATTAAATTTCATTTAATTCCTCCAAATTTCCGACATAAAGACTCTCTCACCTAAAGATAATTATACAGTCTCAATGACATGTGTCAATAAAATACATTTTAATAACTATGCTTATATGAAATGTTTATAAACCAGATATCTCAAGAGTTTCGTAACAACTCTCTAAAGTTTGCTCTAATATAAGCAAGCTCTATATTTAAATATATATTCTATTTCTAAGGCAAAAAAGCCTGAACAAATATTTGACAGCTCTTTTAAAAATAAAACCCTATATCAGTAATATCTTTAACTTAACATTACAAAATTTGATTTAGTTTATAATAATAACTAAAAGCAGTTAATTCAATTACTTTTGATCCAGGAGAAAAAAGTGGAAAAACCTTGTTTAGAAAAAGACTTTATAAGCGATAGTTACTCAGAATTAACGCCTAGTTTAGAAAATTATCTTCGAACCATATATGACATAAACCAGTCAAAAGGCATTGCCAGAGTAAGAGACCTTGCAAAGCAGCTTAGAGTAAAAACGCCTTCTGCAGTAGCAGCAATTGAATCCTTAAAGAACAAGGGTCTGGTAACTCAAGAAAGATATGGACATATAGAGCTTACAAATAAAGGAAGAATTCTCGCACAAAATCTTTCAAGAAGAAAAAATACAATAGTTAACTTTTTAGTCCGAATCCTAAGAATTGAGAAAAATCTGGCTGAACAGGATGCCTGTCTCTTAGAACATGATTTTAGCCAAAGCACATTTAGAAAAATGGAAAAGATGATAGCTTTCATAGAAATGTTGGAAGAAAAGCACCCAGAAATTTTTAAAGAATTTAAGAAATTTATATTTGATAGCGACGAAAAATATGAAGCAAATGAACCAAAAAGTTTAGTTGAACTTAAAGACGATGAAGAAGCAATCATAGTTCATATTAATCTCGATCAGATTAGCAAAGAAAAGCTTGCTATACTTGGTCTAAAAAAAGGCTCAAAAATAAAAAGAATTCAATCCTACAAAGATATAATTAACTTTCAGATTGAAGATAGTTTTATAGCATTATCTCTAAATGAGTGTAAACACAT comes from Thermodesulfobium acidiphilum and encodes:
- a CDS encoding protoglobin domain-containing protein produces the protein MESSESIKKIYNFKETDRDNLKSLCAAAKQNADNFIENLYNFLITFPDYYKFLGKLEVRKRHEEKFKVWFTDLFCGEYDESYIIRIQKIGQVHADMGLPTHYVSATISFIRNYIHKRILLSCPNEEERRSCRESVDKILDINLDILTSSYVDENKIYIAQTNIESKIVRISSKISYYFDIALVLALVFTSFMIFVLFLSDIYNFLRSTSSFESSVINILGAMLIIWTIRELLEEELKRLKGKKFALNIFISLAMAAMLRKILIFSLEPHNSTEVIVLGFLVLILGIVYWLMNKSAI
- a CDS encoding N-acyl homoserine lactonase family protein, which gives rise to MMTYQFNYGKPFVIPIYSWYLEGSNKNILIDTGEFMPLKSKDRVDALGAKIYSFEEGLSKYNLTPEDIDIVIHTHLHNDHCENDSKCKNAIFYVHENELKQIHNPHPLDYRYVEDFILDIEENKQIVSLKDDTDIMPGIKMIYTPAHSPGGMSVLINTEKGKALITGFCVIDENFNPPPQVLGMGMEVIPPGTLINSYEAYDILLKVKEMADIIIPLHEPRFAKVETI
- a CDS encoding M48 family metallopeptidase — protein: MEDIKLEKIIRSKRKTIALQITDNATLIVKAPFGIDEKRIWEVIQKHSNWIENKKKEIEARDLKVLKKEFVNGEGFLYLGKYYKLYIVDNQDIPLKLEDNFYLSRSFLDKARGVFIDWYKKEAFNIISERVKWYAQKSNLKYSKINITNAQKRWGSCSSNGNLNFSYRLIMAPISVIDYVVVHELAHLKEKNHGKNFWIKVRMLMPDYKKHENWLKRYNYMLLI
- a CDS encoding methyltransferase, which produces MLKDNGIFFNEPSISAEALRNFLSDCSRKFKELCILDAALEISLFDHLDSLKSADELSSEIGINYVILKNMCEILANLGFIKKEDESFKNTQLSSYYLKSNSFFYQKEVLKNIKNGFELWRRLTNVLENGPIKILEENCFQDNLIHSLASEILCGELQKTVRIIEKFPEFRKAKKLLDLGGGHGLCSIAFTRLNKDLEAYIFDFPDVIKDTEDYIKKFKAKRINVISGNLFKDDIGNGYDIVFFSYNPGGKNPNLVPKINSSLKEGGLFITKHAFYHRGEGSRDYLLDVEWNLSAFEGVQKGSKIYSFAEDFSYEDYLDLLEKYFSIERIVEEDEFGFYSYLSKFGDTLGSKIIIAKKKFGSAF
- the csx2 gene encoding TIGR02221 family CRISPR-associated protein, with the translated sequence MGNVLISFLGVGDYKVTKYFMNGDDEKVFSTKYAPIAIANLANIEKIILLVTKESRNKHFEQFKKEANDLCVKVEDRDIPEGLTENERWEIWDKVIDCTESMNQISFDITHSYRLIPFYVFLTIEFLRNIRGIDLGGLYYGLYDKDKEKSPIINLGEVLDILSWINFSGFFVKTGIFSKDARDFVRKIHAGAYRNNSSIKPKILQTIAGNFESISSSLNLAQDININKYTDDLLKNLEKEDDLIKEANYLAKPFEKIFKS
- the cas6 gene encoding CRISPR system precrRNA processing endoribonuclease RAMP protein Cas6 encodes the protein MLKFKKFKITLKLRDFTSLPKYKSITLRGGFGSIFKSIACVQKALDCSECILNESCIYRKIFDSPRPQGAMKMTKYPYIPHPFIIFSQNYETSFDKEDLFDFELVLMGDSIENLPFFVYTFIKLGEIGLGKDRARFEVVSVRDVNGELFDQEHKTINSFAKNPSLLSLDRIYSSENNGFKNLKIDFLSPLSLRFEGKTVSLLQFHILIRNLLRRVSLLEFFYGYPSFESSFIKKCINESLEVKILENNTYLENLKRFSGRQQRLINHMGLVGDITFSNVPNSLISLIDSAKEISIGRNTSFGFGRYLLTIL
- a CDS encoding WYL domain-containing protein, with product MPKEDKQKLLKFLKLISLEMGINSKDNLIRVFGSLGSLESTLRKIRKIRLESAMSPLISLKSKKYLYDSDSVLDEYLVIILSGQIKGTEAIRYAKIIELLKRDKLSIGEITDKLNDSLCQGKSSLLELRTIRNYLKILVSDGFVEKVKDKKYIKYKLKKGLELLPEHLLVKLYLFTDFFSNTGLLVTRSLILKYFLEKRLGTNKLKRIKNVICYKHSKPLRVFDDLNVLYILNLLECKKACSLELSLLPKSKNKPLEKITVIPQFLLFDYQLARWYLITDGDTKRVLIDRIYEFRKVIRGSDILDSHLEKRLDNLKKSWLVEEDAKEKEIIIKFYFDSSKSSKNFILNRVKKEAMDGQIEIIDKNSFILKILTRELNEIKPWIRSFGSSAQVLEPRSLRNSLIEEFISLKSTYESVISEGSL
- a CDS encoding WYL domain-containing protein, coding for MISKIYNLEILNKIKEFTNDDFCNLSNEELRWLKYLINTDESGFFFNAEDRKELKTYLADINTSSLPKIIIKNKPKRNRKSWSLLEPLFTAIFEEKDLILRFQISDSEQFKAKCFPYKIEFEFYKDEWYLLWLNLSEDKKKMKTPFASILSFEIIDRENELFEEAEKIFLEEYHFAKFRVDKQYLDDLKRILLTLIDFKPILEKDIQNSLIFKIKYKPSEEGYLLQKFRQLGKRAIILEPRFLVEKMLFTYTKSLERYSKSQS
- a CDS encoding complement resistance protein TraT, giving the protein MKFNIGKFSSLLVLFLLISFCFAGIAKADSSGLTAGKISLSTKMSSSIFLQPVSPDKRIVYVSVRNTSTATGLDFRKELVTELTNEGYKITDNPDDANFMLMSNVLYIGKETKDYTAEGALAGGFGGALIGSAFNPSGKYTGTIAGGVIGALAGAAIGNSINSDKYMMVVDVQLEQRQPGTQTETTTNAAQGTATTETSSNSSIKDWAIYRDRVVSEASGTNIKFDDVEPVLRQQLAHAIANLLP
- a CDS encoding DtxR family transcriptional regulator translates to MEKPCLEKDFISDSYSELTPSLENYLRTIYDINQSKGIARVRDLAKQLRVKTPSAVAAIESLKNKGLVTQERYGHIELTNKGRILAQNLSRRKNTIVNFLVRILRIEKNLAEQDACLLEHDFSQSTFRKMEKMIAFIEMLEEKHPEIFKEFKKFIFDSDEKYEANEPKSLVELKDDEEAIIVHINLDQISKEKLAILGLKKGSKIKRIQSYKDIINFQIEDSFIALSLNECKHIYCKTV